AACTTGTTCTTGTGGCACCACTTACACGACCCATACCGTACCACCAATTCACATCTCACAACCATGAAGAACCTCTTATTTCCTCTTACTGCCCTCCTCATCGGCTCAAGTCTCGCTGCAGATGTCACAATCACAGCTCCGGTATCCATCTCCTCCAATGAGCCTGAATACAAAGAAGGCAAATCCTTCACATCAGCCGtcctcaacagcaccaaCTTCTATCGTGAGGAACACAACGCAACAGCACTAAAATGGAACAAAACACTCGAGGAGTTCGCAACAGACTACCTCGATGACAATGATGACTGCGACTTTGAGCACTCTGGTGGACCCTATGGTGAGAACCTGGCTATAGGTTATCCCAATGTTACTGCGAGCGTCGAAGCTTGGGGTGATGAGCGAGAGGAGTACAATTtcgacaaggccaagttTAGTGAGAAGACGGGACACTTCACGCAGCTTGTATGGAAGGATACTACGACTGTTGGATGCGGAAGAAAGCTTTGCGGTGAACGAGGCTGGTTTCTCGTTTGTGAGTACTGGCCCAGGGGTAATGTCGAGGGCCAGTTCAAGGAAGAGGTTTCAAAAGAGGAGGGCGGTGCATTCAGTACAAGACCTGGTCTTGGGCTCGCTCTGGCTTTATTTATTGGGTACATGCTTGTTGTCGTATAGGCATGTCATGTTGAATTTCCAGCGTTGGATAGGCGTACGAGATATCTGATGGATGACGGGACTCATGCTGGGCATGAGCTATATTGACTACTCTACTACAATTCTCATGTATCTCATTATAGAGTGACATAGTTTCTggttttatatatactagcTCGTTCTATACACTTTTGGCTGACTAGTAGTGTCTTGTTCTATTCATGATGTTCTTTCCGTCATCAGTCCACAATGAAAATGTAACTTGATGGTGTACCAGAATCTATTAAGATGCTTTGTTTCTCTCCAAGAGATATATTTTTGCTTGATGTCGTGCTTACAGGTTCGAGGACCTGTTGTCATTCCCTGAAAGAAGCCCTACGACACGACCACATTGCCTCGAGCAGGCGGCTCGTTTACCACGGGTGGAAAATGGAGAGTCATACTGGGTTATTTCATTACTGACTTGCTTTTCTGAGGATTACATTTGTCGATACTGCTTTCTTACTGCTCCTTATAGTTACCAAGATGATTTGTGAAGCAAGGTGATACTCGCGTTATCGAACGACGATGGGCAGATCGTTGTAGGTAAGGGTATCACAGCATTCTCGCCTCTTCTCTAAGCTCTTCTCTTATGATATCTAGAGGTTTTCGACTCCTGGCGATCTGCCTCGTCGGTTCTGGTAACCATCGTATCTGGTGGGAAGagtctcaacttcaactttGATGATAATCACATTCTCACAGAGCCTGACTTTTCTGCTCCACCTGTTGCTGAAAACTTCGGATTCGGATTCATTAAATGTGTAGATCGCAGAGCTTTACTAATACCACCGCTTTTGTAACTACACGCTGTCGTGCCCAGTTATGTCCCCTCTCTCCCGTTCGTCTTGCCCTCGGAATCTCCTTTTTCTAGGTATAAAGGGTGATCAACTGTGTAGATGGTTTTCTAGAAATTGGAGGTTCAATATGACTGGCTGAACTTTTCCCCGGCAATCCTTTCTGAAGACATTGTTTCGTACATGACCAAAGGCTAGAACCTCCCATGGCCATACAGGGTTTGTGTATGGAGCCATGTGATATGCTCCATGACAGGAGATAGATGGAGGTATAGGGGCGGCCCACGCAAGCTATGCTTGGGTCAAGATATCGTACGGTGCCCTTGCTAACATTTCCTGACAAGTGCTGAACAAGACTGGCAGGCACCGTTCGGCTTTGATGAGTCGCAAAGGTTTTTGATCTTCGTCTTGGTGGTACTTGTTGAATCTTTGCCAAGATGTTGGGACACAGATGGTGATGATATCAGCGTGTATTTCGCGTGGGAgtcgaaagaagagagattGCTTCTGTTCATCTCTGGGGTTTGCAGAGTGGAAGTTCATGACTGGCTATTTGATACCAGATACCTAGTGAGTGGCGAAAACAATACAGGGGATTTGAAAGAATGACAGAGATGGTGAAGAGACTTTTGGTATCGAatgtgttgttgttggtttgTAGGTTGAGATGGGGCCAGCAGAGACCGGGATACTTACTCGTCGACACTATCGCTCTTTCTCCCCTCCTGCTCAAATTGCATGCATTGCAATTTTCAAGAGGCGCAAGATGGACACCGTATATTTTGGCAGGTATTATAGGCCAAAACAGTCCGTCATTGCCTAACCTAAGTTACCAAGTTCTTACTGTAACGGGCTTGCCTCTCCTGCTCCATCCATGGATGGAAGGTATTTATATCAAGGGTTAAATGAGCAGCTGGCAACCGTTTCGTCTTTCCAATGGCCATGaaaaagataagaagatTATTTCGGTTTGTTCCTTGGGAAATAAATACTTGAATGGCTTGTCCTTTACTTAAGATATAACTCTCTGCGTACGTTGGGATCTAATTTGAGTTTTTTTACCTGGCAATCATGGTCATCACATGCAGAACCGGATGTGCTAATATTTAAGAGCAACATCAGTTAATTAAATACCCAGTATCCTCTTACAGTCTTTCCCTACTCCTTAGGTCATCGTGAAAGTGGCTGTGATTTCACTCAGAGGCAGTACAAAGGGAGCTCGAATAGGGAAACAAATACAATTTTGGCCAACAAAACACAAATTAGAAATTTTGAGAAATTTTGGTTTTAATACTTTTCAACACATACAGGACAATAGTGATCTGCAGAGAATAAACGATCCCATTACACCCTGTAGACTTGTGGCATGGTCAGTAGGTAGTTACTCTCATATTCAGGCTGTGAATCTCCCAGTATGTTGACCTACCCGGGAGTATTGGTATCCCGGATAAACATTGCCCCACCTCCGCCGAGATTTTGGGTTGGTGTTTAGAGCTTCCACTTCGATCTTGCGACAGCAGAATCGCGGTGATCAAACAATCGAACCTTTCTACCTCCCATTCCAACCTCGATCCTAGGCGCAAGAGCACCCTGAATCAGCTTCTCGATACTTTGCGCTCCTCCTCACAAAATGACTGGTCgtggtggtggcggtggtCGCCGTCTTATGCTGCCTCCCATGTAAGCCTCGAGCTCCCCTCTGCTACGCGATCGCATGGTTTCTGGATTTTTGGAGCATTGTGCTAATCGTTATGTAGCAAGTATATCTTCGAGCTTCTTCGAGAAGTAAGTCTTGTCTCTACGTGCGCTACCGATCGCTTTTACGCTTGACCGCTGGGTGGACCTCGAAAACACAAATTGCACCGATTCTGCGCCCAACGATGTCGAGATTACAAAAGCCGAACACCTGAATGTTTCTCACGTGGTGGCTGTTGCTTTATTGTTTCTTGGGACTGCTGTGGTTGAATCGGGTTGGCTGTCGGGCGCGACAGTCTCGAACCCTCGTGATCAGACTGGAGACAACAATAGCACCCAATTTCCCCACCAGGATCCGAGGATCGGGATAATTTTGTGTTTCGAGGTCCGCGACGGCGGGCTGAAAGAACTCGGAAAGATCTTTGGACTTTGCTAACAATCGCAGCACGCCACAGTCAGCATCTGGCTGTACGAACAGCTCTCCATCCGTATTGAGGGCAAGATCAGAGTCAGTACATGTGGAATCGTGCTGAAGAATGACTACTGACTATTGATAGGGATTCGACGAGTTCATGAACCTAGTCATCGATGAAGCTGTGGAGGTCAAGCAGGTCACTAAGACTAACGAGAAGGAGACCAGGAGACCTCTTGGTACGTCCCTTAAATCTGCCAATTTTGAAGCCAACTAATACCTCTCAGGTCAAATTATGTTGAAGGGAGACAACGTCTCATTAATCCAAAACGTCTCGAAATGAACAACCTTGTAGCGGAACCTGGACTTGGAGTCGGTGGAAACAAGAGCGAATACCCAAACCCGCCTGGCCCAATTGATGGCCAACGAGGCACTTTCTAGTCATGGCACTCAGTATCTCATGAGTATGTCGCTGCAAATGGGTTGAATGGCGCGGAGAAAGAAGACTTGGCCTGACCATAGAATTGCGTGTCTTGCAAAAAAGACACTTGTGGACCAATAAACATTGTACGCGTTTCATCTTTTTGTCGTGATAAACCTGGTGTCTTGTAAGGTACTCCGACCTCTTGAATGATGCTAAGGATATGCAGGATTCTTATGGATATCATCTGGTGAACGATGCTAACTGCGCACAAGTTGACTCCCCCTTATTAACAGCACTTGTTATTTCTCTTAGATATGGAATCCTGGCCGACTTGGTCATGATACAGCATCGACATGTCTACATTCAAAAGGATCCAACAGGGCTCCAACTTGGATCTATGCGACCTGATGAGACCGCATGTGCTGACAAAACTATGCTGCTTCGAGGGATTGTTGATTGAGATTGTTCATTGGAGCCTGACGAATTCCTCGCAGTTTCATCACTCAGCCATAACAAGAGCTCTTAACTCATATGTGTGTCGATTATTCCAATGATCTGACAACTGCGAATGGTAGCTGCTTATCCATCGCAACACTTCATAGATCATGTATACCTACATCACCAGCCCTGTCACATTACGATCCCCCACTGACAATTTCCAAACTCGTCCTTCCCTTGCCCCCCACGGTACGAAGAAGGTCTCACATCATGCATACATGGGCTAGTTATCACACTGTTGGTTCcaaatgaagatgatggtgttAGAGAGTCATGCAACAGTCCTACGATATCAGCCGTCATCCTTGTTTGGGGAGGGGTAATCTGcgcagcttcagcttcccCGCCATTGTCGCATGATGCGAAACCAATAGGATATCGACTCTGGTGTAAGTGTCAGTTGCGGCTGCATAACAGTTTCGTAAAGTGTGACCAACAGCAAAGAGCGAGGCTTAGGAGCTGGCACACTACATGTCAAAGGTTGTGGCCTTGGACCCCAATGGAAGGATTCTGGGCGTTTTCAGTTGATGGATGTTCAATCGTAATCTGCCTGACCTGGGCCGCCTTTGTTTCATTAAATTATACCTAGAAGAACAAGTCCACCAGATTCATGCAGTTAATTGTGGTCTTTGCTTGCTATCAAGACCTACTACACAGCAATGTACCTTTCAAGCCAGCCCAGTACAGCGTCTCACTAATTAATGTCATCAAAGCTACACTGGTGAGGTTATGACTCGGTGCAAAACACACCGCACACCGATCAAGAAGGATGGTACCGCTGTTTATTGGACCAGCCATTCAGTTGCATTGACCTCAAACTTTGGCAGAGGATGGTAGTCTAGAAGAAGCCGAAGCTCCTCCTCATGATCAGATGAGGCTTGTCTAGACCATGTTCTATGCCTCAGTAAGCGCCCTTCCCCTCATATCGACTACCAGATCTTGGCCAGGGGAGTCTGGACCCTGGATATCGGGTTTATGTGAAATGGTCTCTCGGACATCTTCGCGGGGTCCGCGACAAGCGATCTTTATTACCGTGTGATGCCATGTTCATGTGAGATTAAATTACTTCTCATAAATCAAGAGAAATCTCATTGAGCCCATTTGATTAGGGTATTTTTAGAGCCATAGAAGAGCTTATTGAAGATGATTGACGTCTGTGGAATTCCTTAACAATATGCACCCCGGATTTTCTTCCCCGCATCTACAGTGGGGAGTGGAGCCCAACTTGGGAAGCCTCACTCTGAAAGCAATATTGCATAGATATTGGGTTATGCGGCACATTGCTATTCATGACTTATTCTAGGACTAAAGCAAGCGTCATCATATAGTCTTTGTATCGTGTTAAAATGTGCGGTTGTTGCCGTGAGTCAGCCTAACACCCGTAACTCAGCACGGTTGGGGTATAAGATCGAGTTAAGATAATGAAGGCGCGGTGAACTTGGAAACCGACTACTTGGAAAGGACAACGTCTTGGAGACTGATGTTCGATCTCTGCGTGGACTAGCTAATGTAGTCGCCTCGATTAAATGTATGCTAGTCTCATGATCGTCTGAACTTGGCTTGAGTTGGGCTGACCCTAGGCTTGCAATCGTGCGAACATTTACGCAAGCATCTAACTTGGCATTGCTCAATCAAGCTTGCCACAAACTGTGGGTGGATATCACCAGTCTTATGCATGCATAGGTCTGCGAAGGGCATGCTGAATGGCTGATAGTGCTCTCTGCTCGTGGCTCACATGGATGAAAGTGAAGCTGACTTGCCATACCTCTTGTACATGAGGTACATGAGGCATAGCAAAGCCCGAGGCCTTATCCTTCGCCTGATATACTACAGTAGGAAGCGTTGAGTTAGTGTCATATATTTCACTCCTTGTGTCGTTAGTTTTCAAGACCTCTGGcattgaagttgaagttggtgaGGCTCTACAGGCCCATCCGTAACAGTGGATCGCCGCGCTAACTTAACCACTAAAGCGGAAATTCGCGGCTGGAGCACCACAACTTGAACAAAGTCCAGCACTGTCGTCTACGATCTGTAATAACCTAGAGCCTGGGCTACACGATAGGCGAGCGGGCGTGGAGACTGGCAACCTTGAAAGAGGAGTCGGGGAACCGGTGTGTGGAGCGTAGCACTCTGGACTTTTTGTTTGGGAACTTAGGGGGTTTATGGATGCACAATGTTGCAAAGAAGTGTTTTAGTGATGGAAAGCAAGGAGGAGAGTTCCATTTTTCGCTGGGATCGAAAAAAAAGTTGATCCCTGTTTGGTTGGGGCTTATCGAATGTTTAGGTCATACCAGGGGTTGCTAAGAGACTTGAGCGATTGGCTGTTGAGACGCACGCGACATGCAACGCGAATCCCCTTGCGGATGGTTATGGACAGGGAATCTAGAGGTTGGTTGTTGCTTTTTGtagttttgctttttctctGTGACAACCTGGtaaaatatctttaactCTGGCGTTGGTCCGGGGTAGAGAACAAAGGATCCTGATGGACAATTCACCGAATTGACGATATTGGCATGGGTTTCAAGATGGCCAACTCCCAAGCTTCCCCTATCCCGATCGATCTTGAGCTAAAACTTCCTTCGCCATTTGCCATCGTAAAGCTCAAGCAAATTCTCGGCTCCCACCCCTTTCTCGTTAGCTGAATCCTGTGGGCCCAGATGGACTTGGCTACTGGGACAAAGAGCAGCAACTAGATCCCAAAGAGGAATAAATCAGCTTCATGGGTTGGAAGATCCCCCAAGGCGGAGTTATCCTTCCAGCCGTTTCTGGTTGTGTTCGAGCGTTGAGCACTCAAGATTGAGGACGGATCCTATTCCGAAGGTCCCGGGAGGTAGGTACAGTATTTCACTGAGCTTTTGGTTGGTTAGGGCTACCACTCGGCGCCGAGGTGAGTGATGAGTCCCAGAAAACGGGAATAATTGCAGGTCGAGACAGGGTTTATTACTCTCGAGTCAAAGGTTACGAGTCAGCGAAAACAGATATGTACCCACGAAATATTCTGATAAATCCTTGGCGTGTTGGAATGATTTTCCCCAGGAAGCCTTGGCTCTAGAAGACTTCCTTGAAGAAATGAGCGACTGCTGCTTGCTGCAGGTGCCGTGTCATTTTCGCATCCGAGGATGATCCTAGGTTGAATGGCCGTTCTCAACGACCTAGAGCTTGAATGGCTTAGTCTGGTGCGGGGAGAGTGAAACCTCGTTCGGAAAAGCGGAGCCCGACCACTGAAGTTTGGATCCTGTCCTTAACGCTTCAGGGCCTGTCCAGGGACAAGATGTGCTACTGGGTCAGCACTCTAGTGGCTCCAGAGGTGTTGACGGCCCGCTGTGAAGCACATTCCACTGAAGTGAACTGGTAATGTACATTCCTCTTGGATTGGTCCTGTCGGGTTCCGTTCTACTGCCCGGCCTGACCTTGGCCCCGATGGCTGGGCTGGATTTCAATGCTAAGCAGCCCCATCCCAGCCCAGTCCAGCACGCCCcaagcatcagcatcagcgCGGGGCTTCGCGGCAAATCTCATTCATCAGGGCAGGTCCATTTTTGGGCCCATTCCCCAAGCTTCTTTCCACCTCAGTCTCGTCTCAATCTCATAAACTCCAACTAACATTCATCTTGCAGCAAACATTCTTTATTTTGGCTTAATCTTTTACTACATCTATTTAGTTATTCGCCTATTTCACGATATACTCGTCGCTATACCTTCGTCGCGACTTGACTGTGTACCTCCAATCCTTCGGACCCGGGCCCCCGCGGCCACTCATCGCATTTTAACTCGCCTTCACTCACAATGAGACGCCAGAACCGTTCGTGCGACCAGTGTCGCAAAGCCAAGCGGGCATGCGATGCGCCTTCACTATGGGATATTCAAAGAAACTCAGAGAGGCTTCGAAACGGTGGTGACAGCACCAGCGGTACGTCTCTTGCTGAGGAGCATATTGGTGAGTTGGTTTGCTCTCCTcaatcctcctcctccccctcccgCGCCTTTTTCCCGACTTCGACGACGCTAACCGAGGGACCAATAAAACCACAGATGAGATTGATTCTAGAGCTCTACGATGTTCATACTGCCTTCGTACTCGCAAACAATGCACATTTCACTGGGTTCGCGCTCAACTACAGACTGGCCCTGCTGCCACAAGCTCAAATATCAACAACGAAGTGCCTGCTCAGAATGGCGCACCTCGCCGCGTCCCCGATCAATCGCGCACAAAGGCCAAGCGTCAACGTCCGCgtcctcagcagcagcaaccaGGACCTTCGCCGACTCAAGCCCCTCTACCAACGAACCAAACGCTTGATGTTAATGCAACTGCCTTGCTAGATATGTTGCAGGCACCTCCGACGGCACACGACTTGTCATGTTGGGGGCCAATGGATACAACTGGGTTTGCCAACTTCTCTGCTTTTCCTCACACAACTTTCGATACTATGCCTGTGAACGGCGTCTTCGATCCGACTGCTTTCGATGCTGGCCTCCATAACAGTGTCCTGCAGAGTCTCGAACCTCATTCGACGCCAGCACACCCACATCCCATGGATCTCACACCTTCCACAGACCTTTCCGGTCAAGGATTGCATTCACGACATCAAACTGCGGAGGAGGAAAATGGAGACAATGGGTGGCCTCTCTTCCAAACTCATTCGGTTGGCAGCGATGTTCCGTTTCAACCTTCACCTTCTGGTTCCAACTCATACGAAAGCGATATCTCTTCTCGGTCTCTCAGTGTGCGGCACTACCCAGAAAGTATAGCAAGAAGCTACAGCACCTCCATTTCGCCATTTTCAGTGACACACAATATGATGACCAAGACGAACAACAACCTGATCTCGGACAACTTAATGAGGATATACCATGATGTTTTGGAGCACGCCCTGTCTTGCTGGCTGTCAGAGGAGACATGTCCTTATAAGCCCAATACCATCACTCGGCCATCCAACAACGGTGTGAGTTGGCTGGCATCTCATTTTGAGGGTCTCAGCGTCGGTCAGCCAAAACAGCAAGACAATAGAATTTATCGACGTGTTATTCAGCTCGACAAGCAAGCACAAAATACGAAACTGATCCGACTCAGTAAATCGGAGGACAGAGCTGCTTCGAAGGCTCTGCATTTGGCTATCATGGCATTTGCTACCCAATGGGCGCAAGGTAGTCAACGCGAGCGAGACAGGTTCCCGCAGAACTTGACGCAAATGGACAGCATGAGATCGGAGTTTGACGATATTAACGAGGACTTCGACCGCACACTTCAGAGGACTTTTTGGGCCCAGGCCAAGCGGGCCTTGCAGGACTGCTCAGATATGGAATGTTTCCGTGTGGTTTGTGCTGACTTGATCATGGGACTAGCACAGAAACCgagagatgaggaggataacaacaacaacaacgatATGCCGTTTGGTATGGGCAGCTTTAGCGATAGTCCCATCGCTTCGGGTGAGGGATCAATTGCATCTCAGCTCAGCGAAATTATTGCCGCAGAAGGACCGCCAGTATTTATGGAGCGAGCTGCAAGAAAGATGCATGCTCTCAAGTTTCAGTACGAAGCTCGCGAGACAGGCGTGTTGGATGCTTCTGGAAGTTCTCTGGGCTTGGAGAAGGCTACATCTGCGGAGTCTCTAAGTGAGGAGGACAAGGGTACTATTGGTCTTGTCTACTGGATGACAGTCATGTTCGACACTGTATCTTCGTCCATGAACGGCCGACCTGTGGTTGTTTCAGATGAGGAGTGCCACCATGACCCGACTTATCCAGACCATCCAGAACACGAATCCTACAATATTGAGTATCGACCGCAGGACGCCAGATGGTGGGCAGAATTGTTTGTCCGCGAAAACAAAGAGGGTGTTCTTCGCTGGCCCTGTTCGTACGATGCTGCATCCAAGGGTGTCGTCACTGCAGCTCCTATCAAGGTCATCCTCTTCCGACATGTCTCGTACCTCCAGAACACGGTCAGAAGTCGATACCGAGGCGAACCTGTGGAGAAGGTCATTTCGAATGCCATGGCTGTGTACAAGCACTGGAACGTGAGCTACGGCGCCTTCTTTAGGGATCTGGTCGAGCAGTACGACAGTGTTCCGACACTCATTCAGAGCTGGTTTGTGTGTGTGGTGGCTCATTTCCATTGTGCTGCTCTCCTACTCGCGGATCTGATTGAGCTTGTGGATGAAAATAAGTTGGGTCTGGATTACTCGACTCAAGTGCGACAGGCTGCCAACGTAGTTGTTTCACTACGAAGAGACAGTGCGGCTATTTTGTCGGACCTTGCACGAGTTTCGACACGCCCTCGAGCCGGTGATGTTCCTGGCACGGGTATCTCGGACCTGCACTTTGCAGTTGTCGAGGGCTCTATCCTGACAGAGCCTTGGACCATGATTCTCATTAGGGCATTCACCAAGGCGGCCATTCTCCTTCTCACTGAAGTCGAGGAGAATGTGCGACATGAACACGCACCACTCGAGACCCCTGGCGTCATGAACCTAGTCCGCCGATGCGAGGACTGCACCAAAGCGCTTTGGTGCCTGGGCAAGAAGTCGGATATGGCTCGCAATATTGCTAGCATCTTGTCTTCGGCACTGGGGCCTTACATGATCCCAACGACTATCTCACATATGCCCATTTCATCTGTCGAACCGGTTATGGTGTAAAGTCTGGCAAACGGGTCTTTTTGTGTACTAATTTGACGAGCTTTTAATGGATCTGAATATTGGGGCGAGAATCAGTATAATCAGCGAAACGAACGAACGAAGTCCATACTGTATATGTATTTATGGGAACACATAGGAGCGAAACAGTCATTATCGTTGATGAGGCGTTTATGTGGGGAGGTTCAGTATAGTCTGTGCCTGTATGTCATCAATGTCAAATTGTTTGAAGCATTACACACTGTGGTACTGTGATTCTATTTAAATCCTGCGAACGAAATTGTCTATTCGTGGTCACCATCCTTTGGGAGCTCCAAAGAGTAGATACAACTGGTCACGTTGTTCTCGTTAATATGAACCAATATGTGTGTGGTACCAAGGTCCGACCTCGATGGAAGATCCTTTTCTTTTACACCGGCACTAAAATGATGGAAACATGAGGTTGTAATAGGCTCAGACATCTTACAGGCCTTTCAGTCTTGCCTTAATTAACATCACCTGAGGCCCAAGATGCAATGTAACAACGTTTGTGGGGCCCAGTAACGCAGTATGTTTCCCGATATGGAATATCGTCAGACGAGTTAATCTTCCTATTGGCTGAGCTGGCTCGCCTTGCCTGACCACACATCTCAAATTTGGAGTGACACGACAGCTTCGAGAGCTCTATGTGCCCTTGTTGATCAAGAAACAAGATTAGAACTCATACAAGTTACTTTGGACAACGGACTCCCTTTTCTAATATTGCTGAGGCATGTGACTCGATGAGGAGTGACATGTTCTGTTTAGGGATGGTGTATACACTCTCATTATTACCTATAGATCAGCCAATACCTTAAGTATAGTGACTCCAATACTTGACTAAACTAAGACCCAAAGTGCATCAACactgttttttttttaatttgAGATCGCTGAGATGTCTCTATGTGCTTGTGCTCTCAAAGTACTAGAGCCAATTCATGTACTTACTGGACTTCCAGCCGGCCCTAACCTCTCTAATCGCCTCAATGTCGAGGAGAAGTGGGACAGCCTCTGAGCCTGGTCAGTATATTGTTTGGATATATGCAGACGCATCTATCAATATCGGTTGGCCTGCTCATATCTACTCCAGCGTTGCAGGCAGTCGTGGGCTGACAGATTACATATCGCTATGACGGCGACAAGATAGACACCAACCTTGTAGTGGGATACCGAACGATTTGAGGCTTGGATGATAAGTTGGAGTACTTCATTAATCAGTGCGCTAACTTTACCACGAAGATTTCAGACGCAATGGCATACGTGAACATAACTCAAAATCCACCCGAGGAAATTTCCGATGTGTGGCATGTTATGCTGTTGTCGAAGGCTTTGGATAGATGGGATCTGACGAGGAGACTCAAAACGCCCCAAGAACCGAAATCATTACACACGAGTAGCCGTTGTTTCTCCAAAGAGATAGAAAGTTTATACTATATCACTTACGAATGTGTCGTTGTTTTCGCTTAAAGCGGACACTCATGGTCCTGCTGCTAAAAGAGCGATATTATCTCTTAATATTTCAGTAGTGTTTTATAAGAGTATCATCTTCACTAATAAGGGACTTGTTCCTATGTTATGATGAGACTGTATAGGTTAGTTGGTGTAATGGACACCACTGACTGTTGGATATGTCTTCTTGGGGTCCAGGTTCGTTCCAACGTAGTGAAGATTGATGGTCGCCAGTCATGTAATGTAAGACTATATTAATCACGGAGAAGATTGTTCATCGCTAGCTCAAGGGAAATTCCCATCCAGAGATACTCCTTAGCACTGGTTGCGTGACTGCAATGGCAGTGGTTTGGTGTTTTATCTCTCAACTTGTCGTATATGTTAGCGTATAGTTTCTTCCATATTCGTGTAGCCTTTGCCAAGGACTAAGATTGAATCATCGTCATTCAAGTTTGAGGCTGTGATTAAAGCAAAGCACTGTTTGGATATGGAAACAAGACTTCAAGCTAACAAA
This DNA window, taken from Fusarium oxysporum f. sp. lycopersici 4287 chromosome 7, whole genome shotgun sequence, encodes the following:
- a CDS encoding small nuclear ribonucleoprotein E; this encodes MTGRGGGGGRRLMLPPIKYIFELLREHATVSIWLYEQLSIRIEGKIRGFDEFMNLVIDEAVEVKQVTKTNEKETRRPLGQIMLKGDNVSLIQNVSK